A stretch of the Uranotaenia lowii strain MFRU-FL chromosome 3, ASM2978415v1, whole genome shotgun sequence genome encodes the following:
- the LOC129753504 gene encoding uncharacterized protein LOC129753504, with translation MKPSTFIGSYLAGAITLIGVISSAAGLSAIRSPAGPSNLPSSSNGTWPSSRPDVANEARNRHQRSLVFPYNGAMGLIVAIAVPLKVPDRNIFMSYNFEGNYNSPPQTNIFTEGFFNYIRGIAPPLQSPVIFVQRNLEGSPAIEDSTDDPPTDPVDDAKTEAILSSSKQARSIDQLTVSKRTGIYTRKKMYRAIEQQLNKIGLDGKKCLLRSICEANDNPMMEHNGILGDLVHLILSPSTSEDENLPPEFYKAERAGIAGSCQRYRKYCKQNVLDKFSFTF, from the exons ATGAAACCATCAACCTTCATCGGATCCTATCTGGCAGGGGCCATCACCTTAATCGGTGTCATTTCCAGTGCGGCCGGACTCAGTGCAATTCGTTCCCCGGCAGGGCCTTCAAATCTGCCGTCTTCGAGCAATGGCACCTGGCCAAGCAGCCGTCCGGATGTGGCAAATGAGGCGCGAAATCGCCATCAACGATCGCTGGTTTTCCCCTACAATGGAGCCATGGGT CTAATTGTGGCCATTGCAGTCCCGTTGAAAGTCCCAGATCGGAATATCTTCATGTCCTACAATTTCGAGGGCAATTACAACAGCCCACCACAGACCAACATTTTCACCGAGGGATTCTTCAACTAC ATTAGAGGCATTGCTCCTCCATTGCAATCACCGGTGATCTTTGTCCAAAGAAATTTAGAAGGTAGTCCGGCCATTGAGGATTCCACAGATGACCCACCAACTGATCCAGTTGATGATGCCAAAACTGAAGCCATTCTCAGCAGCAGTAAACAGGCAAGAAGTATCGATCAGCTAACGGTTTCGAAGAGAACTGGCATTTACACGAGGAAAAAGATGTATCGAGCCATTGAACAGCAGTTGAATAA AATTGGATTGGATGGTAAAAAATGTTTACTCCGTTCGATTTGCGAAGCCAATGATAATCCTATGATGGAACATAATGGAATCCTAGGTGATCTAGTGCATTTAATTTTAAG TCCCTCGACTTCAGAGGATGAAAACTTGCCGCCAGAGTTCTACAAGGCAGAAAGAGCTGGAATAGCAGGCAGTTGTCAACGATACCGGAAATATTGCAAACAAAACGTTCTGGATAAGTTTAGTTTTACGTTTtag